Proteins from a genomic interval of Ensifer canadensis:
- the htpG gene encoding molecular chaperone HtpG: MSEAEMSVEKHVFEADVARLLHLMVHSVYSDKNVFLRELISNAADACEKLRYEAIVSPELLAGDTNPSIKLTLDEENNRLIVEDNGIGMSRDELVEALGTIARSGTRAFMERIEAAQGKEGAQLIGQFGVGFYSAFMVADNVDVVSRRAGSDHAWHWSSDGKGSYTVAAADRADAPARGTRITLHLMEDAKTYTSRWTVERIVKDQSGHVPVPISIVEKPGAEPVSVGDGTALWTKQKSEISKEDYADFYRGVSGQYDDPALTVHFRAEGRHEYTALAFVPGSKPFDLFDQDRKGRMKLYVKRVFITDEAELLPRYLRFVRGLVDTSDLPLNVSREMIQESPLLSSIRKGLTNRVLTAIEKLAESDREAFDKIWENFGSVLKEGIYEDFERRAQLISLSRFRTTTSEDGHRSLADYVKDMKDGQSAIYYLTGDNLAQLKASPQLEGFRARGIEVLLLTDPVDSFWVTSAPDFEGKPMKSITQGSADLGSVAKPEGSADSAPEASQAVADFVAFAKETLGDAVSEVRTSDRLTESAVCLVAPENGPDRQLEKMLQGAGRLDGAAKPILEINPGHALIAAIAACPADDSAFRTDAVQLLLDQARVLDGDKPQDPRAFAERLSRVFNRALKV, from the coding sequence ATGAGCGAAGCTGAAATGTCCGTCGAGAAACATGTCTTTGAAGCCGATGTAGCCAGGCTGCTCCATCTCATGGTGCACTCGGTCTATTCCGACAAGAACGTCTTCCTCCGCGAACTGATTTCGAACGCCGCGGACGCCTGCGAGAAGTTGCGTTACGAGGCGATCGTCTCGCCGGAACTGCTGGCAGGCGATACGAACCCCAGCATCAAGCTGACGCTCGATGAGGAAAACAACCGCCTCATCGTCGAGGACAATGGCATCGGCATGAGCCGCGACGAACTCGTCGAGGCGCTCGGCACCATCGCCCGTTCAGGCACGCGCGCCTTCATGGAGCGCATCGAAGCCGCACAGGGCAAGGAAGGCGCGCAGCTCATCGGCCAGTTCGGCGTCGGCTTCTACTCCGCCTTCATGGTCGCCGACAATGTCGACGTCGTCTCGCGCCGCGCCGGTTCGGACCACGCCTGGCACTGGTCGTCGGACGGCAAGGGCAGCTACACGGTCGCAGCCGCCGATCGTGCTGACGCACCGGCACGCGGCACGCGCATCACCCTGCATCTTATGGAAGATGCCAAGACCTACACCTCGCGCTGGACGGTCGAGCGCATCGTCAAGGACCAGTCCGGCCACGTTCCGGTTCCGATCTCGATCGTCGAAAAGCCCGGTGCCGAACCGGTTTCCGTCGGCGACGGCACGGCGCTCTGGACCAAGCAGAAGAGCGAGATTTCCAAGGAAGACTACGCCGACTTCTATCGGGGCGTTTCGGGCCAGTACGACGATCCGGCATTGACGGTGCATTTCCGCGCCGAGGGCCGGCACGAATATACGGCACTTGCCTTCGTGCCCGGCTCCAAGCCCTTCGACCTCTTCGATCAGGACCGCAAGGGCCGGATGAAGCTCTACGTCAAGCGCGTCTTTATCACCGACGAGGCGGAATTGCTGCCGCGTTACCTGCGCTTCGTGCGGGGTCTGGTCGACACCTCGGACCTTCCGCTCAACGTCTCGCGCGAGATGATCCAGGAAAGCCCGCTGCTGTCGAGCATCCGCAAGGGATTGACCAACCGCGTGCTGACGGCGATCGAAAAGCTGGCGGAGAGCGATCGCGAGGCCTTCGACAAGATCTGGGAAAACTTCGGCAGCGTGCTCAAGGAAGGCATTTACGAGGACTTCGAACGCCGTGCCCAGCTGATCTCGCTTTCCCGCTTCCGCACGACCACCTCGGAAGACGGTCACCGCAGCCTTGCCGACTACGTCAAGGACATGAAGGACGGCCAGTCGGCGATCTACTACCTGACGGGCGACAACCTGGCCCAGCTCAAGGCATCGCCGCAACTTGAAGGCTTCCGTGCACGCGGCATCGAAGTGCTGTTGCTGACCGACCCGGTCGACAGCTTCTGGGTGACGTCGGCACCGGACTTCGAAGGCAAGCCGATGAAGTCGATCACGCAGGGCTCGGCCGATCTGGGCAGTGTCGCAAAGCCGGAAGGCAGTGCCGACAGCGCACCCGAGGCAAGCCAGGCGGTGGCGGATTTCGTCGCCTTCGCCAAGGAAACGCTTGGGGACGCCGTGTCGGAAGTTCGCACGTCCGATCGCCTGACGGAAAGCGCCGTATGCCTGGTCGCGCCCGAGAATGGCCCCGACCGCCAGCTCGAAAAGATGCTGCAGGGCGCCGGCCGCCTCGACGGAGCGGCAAAGCCGATCCTCGAGATCAATCCCGGCCATGCGCTGATTGCCGCAATCGCCGCCTGCCCGGCCGATGACAGCGCGTTTCGGACTGACGCCGTTCAGCTTCTGCTCGACCAGGCGCGCGTCCTCGATGGCGACAAGCCGCAGGATCCACGCGCATTCGCCGAGCGCCTGTCACGCGTCTTCAACCGGGCGCTCAAGGTTTAA
- a CDS encoding acyl-CoA dehydrogenase, with product MAGKTQFQWDDAFLLEDQLTEDERMIRDTARAYAQDRLQPRVIAAYREESTDPEIFREMGELGLLGATVSETYGGVGASYVAYGLVAREVERVDSGYRSMMSVQSSLVIYPIYAYGSEEQKQKYLPKLISGEWIGCFGLTEPDAGSDPGGMKTRAIKTENGYRLVGSKMWISNAPLADVFVVWAKSEAHGNAIRGFVLDKGMKGLSAPKIAGKLSLRASITGEIVMDNVEVGEDALLPNVEGLKGPFGCLNRARYGISWGALGAAEFCWHAARQYGLDRKQFNRPLAQTQLFQKKLADMQTEISLGLQGSLRVGRLMDEGRMAPEMISIVKRNNCGKALDIARMARDMHGGNGISEEYQVMRHMVNLETVNTYEGTHDVHALILGRAQTGLQAFF from the coding sequence ATGGCCGGCAAGACGCAATTTCAATGGGACGACGCGTTCCTCCTCGAAGATCAGTTGACCGAGGACGAGCGCATGATCCGCGACACGGCGCGAGCCTATGCACAGGATCGCCTGCAGCCGCGGGTCATCGCTGCCTATCGCGAAGAATCGACTGATCCGGAAATCTTCCGGGAAATGGGCGAACTCGGTCTGCTCGGCGCGACCGTATCGGAGACCTACGGCGGTGTCGGCGCTTCCTATGTCGCCTATGGCCTTGTCGCCCGCGAAGTCGAGCGCGTCGATTCGGGCTACCGATCGATGATGAGCGTGCAATCCTCGCTGGTCATCTACCCGATCTACGCCTACGGCTCGGAGGAGCAGAAGCAGAAGTATCTACCGAAGCTGATCAGCGGCGAATGGATCGGCTGCTTCGGCCTGACGGAGCCTGACGCCGGTTCCGACCCCGGCGGCATGAAGACCCGCGCCATAAAGACGGAGAACGGCTACCGTCTCGTCGGTTCGAAGATGTGGATCTCCAATGCGCCGCTCGCCGATGTCTTTGTCGTCTGGGCAAAGTCCGAAGCCCATGGCAATGCCATTCGTGGCTTCGTGCTCGACAAGGGCATGAAGGGCCTCTCGGCGCCGAAGATTGCCGGCAAGCTGTCGCTGCGCGCCTCGATCACCGGCGAAATCGTCATGGACAATGTCGAGGTCGGCGAAGATGCGCTGCTGCCGAACGTCGAGGGGCTCAAGGGCCCGTTCGGCTGCCTCAACCGCGCCCGCTACGGCATTTCCTGGGGTGCGCTTGGCGCGGCCGAGTTCTGCTGGCACGCCGCTCGTCAATACGGTCTCGACCGCAAGCAGTTCAACCGCCCGCTCGCGCAGACGCAGCTCTTCCAGAAGAAGCTCGCAGACATGCAGACGGAGATCTCGCTCGGACTTCAGGGTTCGCTGCGCGTTGGCCGCCTGATGGATGAGGGCCGGATGGCGCCGGAAATGATTTCGATCGTCAAGCGCAACAATTGCGGCAAGGCGCTCGATATCGCCCGCATGGCCCGCGACATGCATGGTGGAAACGGCATCTCCGAGGAATATCAGGTGATGCGCCACATGGTGAACCTCGAGACAGTCAACACCTATGAGGGCACGCACGACGTTCATGCGCTGATCCTCGGCCGCGCCCAGACCGGCCTCCAGGCCTTTTTCTGA
- a CDS encoding CaiB/BaiF CoA transferase family protein, translating into MEAPLKGIRVLELARILAGPWIGQTLADLGADVIKVESPAGDDTRTWGPPFVAGEEGEKLDAAYFHACNRGKRSVVLDFTTEEGQEAVRRLVAQSDVLLENFKVGGLEKYGLDYASLKKVNPRLIYCSVTGFGQDGPYAHRAGYDYIVQGMSGIMDLTGEPDREPQKIGVAFADIFTGLYGVIAVQAALAQRERTGKGQQIDMALLDCMTGVLANQALNFLVSGKAPRRLGNAHPNIAPYQVFPTADGHLIVAVGNDRQFVKFCNLLGRGDLATDERYLTNASRVQNRESLTPALSAETARYERDALLTLLEEAGVPGGPINTVADVFADPQVVHRQMQIDTPHSGAASGTSPGVRTPIRFSDASLVLDRGVPRLGEHTAEVLAEIGMEAAPEKAKG; encoded by the coding sequence ATGGAAGCGCCACTGAAGGGTATTCGCGTTCTTGAGCTGGCCCGCATTCTCGCCGGTCCCTGGATCGGCCAGACGCTCGCCGATCTCGGCGCCGACGTCATCAAGGTGGAGAGCCCGGCGGGTGACGACACCCGCACCTGGGGGCCCCCATTTGTCGCCGGCGAGGAGGGGGAGAAGCTCGACGCGGCCTATTTCCACGCCTGCAATCGCGGCAAGCGCTCGGTCGTGCTCGATTTCACGACCGAGGAAGGGCAGGAGGCGGTGCGGCGGCTGGTGGCACAATCCGATGTCCTGCTGGAAAACTTCAAGGTCGGCGGCCTCGAGAAATATGGTCTCGACTACGCGAGCCTGAAGAAGGTCAATCCACGCCTGATCTATTGCTCGGTCACGGGCTTCGGTCAGGATGGTCCCTATGCGCATCGCGCCGGCTACGACTATATCGTCCAGGGCATGAGCGGGATCATGGATCTGACCGGCGAGCCGGATCGTGAACCGCAGAAGATCGGCGTCGCTTTTGCCGATATCTTCACCGGGCTTTATGGCGTCATCGCCGTCCAGGCGGCATTGGCGCAGCGCGAGCGAACCGGTAAGGGCCAGCAGATCGACATGGCCTTGCTTGATTGCATGACCGGCGTGCTCGCCAATCAGGCGCTCAATTTTCTCGTCTCGGGAAAGGCGCCGCGCCGCCTTGGCAACGCCCACCCGAACATCGCACCCTATCAGGTGTTCCCGACGGCGGACGGGCACCTGATCGTCGCCGTCGGCAACGACCGCCAGTTCGTCAAGTTCTGCAACCTGCTTGGCCGCGGCGATCTGGCAACGGACGAGCGCTATCTGACCAATGCCTCCCGCGTCCAGAATCGCGAGAGCCTGACACCGGCGCTTAGCGCCGAAACGGCAAGGTACGAACGGGACGCGCTTTTGACATTGCTGGAAGAGGCAGGCGTGCCGGGCGGTCCGATCAACACGGTCGCCGACGTCTTTGCCGATCCGCAGGTCGTGCATCGGCAGATGCAGATCGACACACCGCATTCCGGTGCGGCCAGCGGGACCTCGCCGGGCGTCCGTACGCCGATCCGTTTTTCCGATGCCTCGCTGGTGCTCGACCGCGGTGTTCCGCGTCTCGGCGAGCATACGGCGGAGGTATTGGCGGAGATCGGCATGGAAGCGGCGCCCGAAAAAGCGAAAGGGTGA
- a CDS encoding LysR family transcriptional regulator, which translates to MANDRLERFAHNLDWNLLRTFVVVVEEGSITAAANRLLLQQPAVSMALKRLEQTVGQKLIDRRPGRFDLTDAGARLHAQCRDIFAAVIRLPNVLETVGEEITGHLNIHVVSHAHNPAWDRKLESFFIQHPKVTISVTVATTVDVLSAVERNIATMGLCDGNIPAWLNKSFHVRERYALYCGREHPLFGVEGVDFNDLRGNAYIAFIADVLGGQHMNSVTAVRAIGSFGQQVRAVSCNVEEVMRLIASNVGIGMLPDHLAAPAVAGGRLWQLPPYHNLPTTDVFRISNPNSILNPAEAAFLAHVADTAPLDHCLDHQQN; encoded by the coding sequence ATGGCCAACGACCGCTTAGAACGCTTTGCTCACAATCTCGACTGGAACTTGCTGCGCACATTCGTCGTCGTGGTGGAGGAAGGCAGCATCACCGCTGCGGCCAACAGGCTCCTGCTGCAGCAGCCGGCCGTCAGCATGGCGCTCAAGCGGCTCGAACAGACCGTTGGGCAAAAGCTCATCGACCGCCGCCCGGGCCGCTTCGACCTGACCGATGCCGGCGCCCGATTGCACGCGCAGTGCCGCGACATCTTCGCGGCCGTCATCCGGCTTCCCAACGTCCTTGAAACGGTGGGCGAGGAAATCACCGGCCACCTCAACATTCATGTCGTCAGCCATGCCCACAACCCGGCCTGGGACCGGAAGCTCGAGAGCTTCTTTATCCAGCATCCGAAGGTAACGATTTCGGTGACGGTCGCCACGACTGTGGACGTTCTGAGCGCAGTCGAACGCAACATCGCGACGATGGGTCTTTGCGACGGCAACATCCCCGCCTGGCTGAACAAGAGCTTCCACGTGCGTGAGCGCTATGCGCTTTACTGCGGCCGCGAGCATCCCCTGTTCGGTGTCGAGGGTGTTGATTTCAACGATCTTCGCGGCAATGCCTATATCGCCTTCATCGCCGATGTGCTCGGCGGACAGCATATGAACTCCGTGACGGCAGTGCGCGCCATTGGCTCGTTTGGCCAGCAGGTTCGGGCCGTCTCCTGCAATGTCGAGGAAGTGATGCGGCTGATCGCCTCCAACGTCGGCATCGGCATGCTGCCGGATCATCTGGCAGCGCCCGCCGTCGCCGGCGGACGACTTTGGCAACTGCCGCCCTACCACAACCTGCCAACGACGGATGTGTTTCGCATCTCCAACCCGAACTCGATTCTCAATCCGGCCGAGGCCGCCTTCCTTGCGCATGTGGCCGATACCGCGCCGCTTGATCACTGCCTTGATCATCAGCAGAATTGA